One window from the genome of Podospora pseudocomata strain CBS 415.72m chromosome 6, whole genome shotgun sequence encodes:
- a CDS encoding hypothetical protein (COG:S; EggNog:ENOG503NY8B), which produces MRNWRELGEVPDSDDDNFDDDNYSDLEIPDLDLGTSTSTDIPADAAATTAVATTTVEQRAAQPQKNGDIWDFPGSSPAPASSFVFQTQKLSSPIAKPAPKPKPKISIPLPTAPNDGTYRRLEPEHSHESTEAITNQQEFLEDEISTGYVRVTTSSSLSPLSSPPSILSRTPTPPGSPLRSHAAPSSPQNREIPADDGDELARRTAVRLERSLRPRKPIQQHPYMIENVRYTSFMKSHGVKPIRVEQASQSARRAADEDDSQEQEYQAEEDSQEASGRGLLQDTEESGPLLFDNDNDELALSPSTSKPSPTHHLPTSSQQTPSTQTDATSLSNDEEFPPLDRLQPGPRKRGRPRKLKRQLSGLLSARKRLRTVLDSSPGSSPQRRVVPPIILPPVVYDVSSSPPDINNRSRTRTPTPGSPIMINENDEGEGSDAESVRSRHSSESDSDVIRETSKRIRGVLPASWLRLNQANNQQKPARQARRSPEPLVEQPFRKGVALPKPSTQSRPPVSTQFPLFDDSDDSDSPPAQRPTLTTERSLSDTENVLIIEDDAGSVIEEDFVDWMLPGNKRRSGSFNTSKRAKKQKSTTGKSVFKGLPGQHMRQPRITQALGPSRSSPSTYSRKASAKRRREGNATSAKHSTRKRAATPPLLSILDVLEPDAPKFIKIAARTVRKRPDLGKDSPTQKSIRLANRRDNVDALSTLQDWKSGKTKPRVTAPVVSRAPRPKPRPALREISKNPTPKRPPASGTPVSRKLIRQSGFDSFVTVESIPAPCELARTPSISRPKPPPRKNVPDREPQFRPAQLEEDEDEDKRQRLAARKRKLDAYYRRAGAVLNLPATDGLGRALGADFTLQELAHQSEDETTVPEPAPGSARTPKKSSKSRYRKRQRPQQIDTEAPQYTLANDPLPAAFAVVEQQQQQQQQQIDQAANKLQGLGPYGSHYTQHFDIFPLDMGVFFHESTLLGRGFVRKAVEPSLAERIRHQKASTCFVFDQQTLRWSIWNDQTSSELGILVDWVSDQLAADPAEAVLDGQKPVEAADFIVRYILESMSIDDELREKAFVSRCLEVFSSFVTRWGSVNLGDVPGRNKIDSVEVASRFCVALLAVRSISRAGVNLMQAMKVEDLLKKLASATVTRLLNLGLEDLRDLYGDLQRLSFRERGVRSDRVLVHCWVVLMRVLENANIPRSGFWDIVHAAQLSNGAASGQDAQAFETLWRDMFTLLPLTEIDDSGILISGMRKTAPIEGWLLPRKLMDRVFGLYKSNPRQPPSFNEYCRALVARCHFLVQQWGWRKCTTIIGTIFDFFGSQNLENLRNEEVYKSPQFLEELDRSPSLMIEPDDRCFHIFIKLLALAIQRLKQLERTNDIRNLVARTLPNHNRQYLKECTIHQHDLAALRNHHDLLCTLFWVAPPDLRPGVHLIEKLVTPASAHKEACLINVRAWNQLARFVIAKNEGRAAFEPFRSWRNNVFNQILDQYLSAASDIEQQFRDLSSEMMAGITKEMKDEMIAKNKTTALDVLFVCLKASLDVLQRAPSLEAAIYGLNTPQLQKTFTSLDFQTLGVDWGILRVAIDTLDHFMGRIDEASEEHYSSDFMEAENADSGHVEEAVLWINENLTRDFFWMARTVMGLPQPKSFGRQTKQASCVEKVVTVGARVASRLVNNRVTPLSAYFIPGKHSMFSDLPKRLNTQDRKYLPLFIATLLKNSIFDFKDLGLSMLGLWVLSVLKPHRFLCYENYLAEVLKTRGFPFLERIAVSVGSSPNYNANLDYFAAAIYYMRKTLREAGLQKAKEHREEFSKILQLAMQKIKEDLAFLRLDNNNNNNNNNSQQEHERYISFVRQVISLIKSHGVGICPPDQFFTQPSLDYSPGLQDPQLHTAGIIAYGVRLGEKDSTAVPQLFHYLWNNFKVAIGNNRLESETTILARAMTENGHVRSFMLEFMLPAVVQAACQEGNSWVLLEVYVTALGGILLPEGPGCAREFTGDEDISHAITLLGSLVKIVKSLSSQTRLEQRHVLAVLLRLVNMLKPSLVCYLYNSANSADELGEVMEELDETLTTLTSMTTSPMGSTSVSSLTVGSNPRVGMFSKQIVNDVRRDWVVVGEGFVEVKMAGLGGSALGRTLGGSSGFTSTQGTQQGNKPQERKGVRFVPLVEGVVERRVREEAGRWLKGVERGRGRGRGLGWEGDLVF; this is translated from the exons ATGAGAAACTGGAGGGAACTCGGAGAGGTACCAGACTCGGACGACGACAACTTCGATGACGACAACTACAGCGACCTCGAGATTCCTGACCTTGACCTCGGAACTAGTACCTCGACAGACATACCTGCAGATGCAGCAGCGACTACAGCCGTAGCCACCACAACGGTTGAACAACGTGCTGCCCAACCCCAGAAAAATGGTGATATTTGGGACTTTCCAGGCTCCTCGCCAGCCCCCGCGTCGTCTTTTGTTTTCCAAACACAAAAACTATCATCACCGATAGCGAAGCCAGCCCCCAAACCGAAGCCGAAGATTTCAATACCACTTCCTACCGCTCCGAACGATGGAACCTACCGAAGGCTTGAACCAGAGCACTCGCATGAGTCTACCGAGGCCATTACGAATCAACAAGAGTTCTTGGAGGACGAGATATCTACTGGCTATGTCCGAGTGACTACATCGTCCTCTCTTTCGCCGCTTTCTTCGCCTCCGAGCATCCTTTCCAGGacgccaacccctcccggATCCCCGTTACGGTCCCATGCCGCTCCCAGTTCGCCACAAAACCGCGAAATACCGGcagatgatggcgatgagctGGCCCGGAGAACTGCTGTTCGGCTGGAGCGCTCTTTGAGACCACGAAAACCTATTCAGCAGCACCCATACATGATTGAAAATGTCCGGTACACAAGTTTCATGAAGTCACATGGCGTAAAACCCATCAGAGTTGAACAGGCGTCCCAGTCAGCCCGGAGGGCcgccgacgaggatgatTCTCAAGAGCAGGAGTACCaagctgaggaggacagTCAGGAGGCCAGTGGACGAGGTCTGCTTCAAGATACCGAAGAAAGCGGCCCCTTGTTGTTTGACAATGACAACGATGAACtggctctctctccttctaCATCAAAACCGTCTCCAACCCACCACTTGCCGACTAGTAGTCAGCAAACCCCCAGCACACAGACGGACGCCACCAGCCTTTCTAATGATGAGGAATTTCCGCCTCTGGACAGGCTTCAACCAGGCCCGAGGAAAAGGGGTCGGCCACGGAAGCTTAAACGTCAACTCTCCGGCCTGTTGTCCGCCAGGAAAAGGCTGAGGACTGTGCTGGACTCATCTCCTGGATCTTCACCTCAGCGGAGAGTGGTTCCACCTATCATTCTGCCGCCTGTGGTCTATGATGTATCATCGTCTCCTCCAGACATTAACAATAGATCTAGGACCCGTACTCCAACCCCCGGCTCTCCAATCATGATCAACGAGAATGACGAGGGCGAAGGCAGCGATGCTGAGTCAGTTCGCTCCCGACACAGCTCTGAGAGCGACTCCGATGTGATTCGCGAAACCAGCAAAAGAATTCGCGGGGTTCTTCCAGCCTCATGGTTGAGGTTGAATCAAGCAAATAATCAGCAGAAACCTGCTCGACAAGCACGACGAAGTCCTGAACCTTTGGTTGAGCAGCCATTCAGGAAGGGCGTGGCACTCCCGAAACCAAGTACTCAAAGTAGACCGCCTGTATCAACACAGTTCCCATTATTCGATGACTCGGATGATTCGGATAGCCCGCCGGCTCAAAGACCTACTTTGACAACGGAAAGGTCCTTGTCAGATACCGAGAATGTGTTGATCATCGAAGATGATGCAGGTTCCGTGATTGAGGAAGATTTTGTCGACTGGATGCTTCCCGGCAACAAGAGGCGATCCGGTTCTTTCAACACGTCCAAAAGGGCAAAGAAACAGAAAAGCACCACCGGAAAGTCTGTTTTCAAAGGGCTTCCTGGTCAACATATGCGGCAGCCCAGAATTACGCAGGCTCTTGGTCCATCGAgatcctcaccctcgacaTATTCCAGAAAGGCGTCAGCGAAGCGAAGACGGGAAGGAAATGCTACTTCAGCGAAACACAGCACTCGAAAAAGGGCAGCAACACCGCCCTTGCTCAGTATTCTCGATGTTCTAGAACCCGATGCTCCCAAGTTTATCAAGATAGCTGCACGTACTGTCCGCAAAAGGCCAGATCTCGGAAAGGATAGTCCAACACAGAAGAGTATCCGCTTGGCCAACCGCAGGGACAATGTTGACGCACTGTCAACTCTTCAGGATTGGAAGTCTGGTAAGACAAAGCCTAGGGTTACGGCTCCGGTTGTAAGTCGAGCACCGCGACCGAAGCCCAGGCCAGCCCTGAGAGAAATCTCGAAAAACCCAACACCTAAAAGACCCCCTGCCTCTGGTACCCCTGTTTCTCGCAAGTTGATCAGGCAAAGTGGTTTTGACTCATTCGTGACGGTGGAATCTATTCCAGCACCTTGTGAGCTAGCTCGAacaccctccatctctcGACCCAAACCGCCACCAAGGAAAAATGTGCCAGATCGCGAGCCACAGTTCCGACCCGCTCAgttggaagaagatgaagatgaggataAACGACAGCGACTAGCGGCCAGAAAGCGGAAACTTGATGCCTACTACAGAAGAGCTGGGGCTGTGTTGAATCTACCAGCAACAGATGGGCTTGGTCGGGCCTTGGGTGCGGATTTCACACTTCAAGAGCTGGCCCATCAAAGTGAAGATGAGACAACTGTTCCGGAACCTGCTCCTGGATCAGCAAGAACGCCTAAAAAGAGCTCAAAGTCGAGGTATCGGAAAAGGCAACGGCCGCAACAAATCGATACGGAAGCTCCCCAATATACCCTTGCAAATGATCCTTTACCTGCTGCTTTCGCCGTTGTtgaacagcaacagcagcagcagcagcagcagattGATCAGGCGGCGAACAAGCTTCAGGGGTTGGGTCCATATGGCAGTCATTATACCCAGCACTTTGACATCTTCCCGCTTGACATGGGTGTGTTCTTCCATGAGAGCACACTCCTCGGCCGTGGATTTGTCCGAAAAGCAGTCGAGCCTTCACTAGCTGAGAGGATCCGCCACCAAAAGGCCTCCACCTGTTTCGTTTTTGACCAGCAGACGCTCAGGTGGAGCATCTGGAACGATCAGACCTCGTCGGAACTCGGAATATTGGTCGATTGGGTTTCTGACCAACTGGCAGCTGACCCGGCGGAAGCTGTTTTGGACGGGCAGAAGCCAGTTGAGGCGGCTGATTTCATTGTCAGGTACATCTTGGAGTCGATGAGCATTGACGATGAGCTTCGAGAAAAGGCTTTTGTGTCGCGATGTCTGGAAGTATTCAGCAGCTTCGTCACTCGGTGGGGGTCTGTCAACCTGGGCGATGTCCCTGGCCGAAACAAGATTGATAGCGTAGAGGTTGCATCTCGCTTTTGTGTGGCATTGCTCGCGGTGCGCTCGATATCCCGGGCGGGTGTCAACTTGATGCAAGCTATGAAAGTTGAGGATCTGCTCAAGAAGTTGGCTTCGGCCACTGTGACGCGTCTTTTGAACCTTGGGTTAGAAGACTTGCGGGACCTATATGGCGACTTGCAGCGTCTTTCATTCAGGGAACGCGGTGTTCGATCGGACCGTGTCCTCGTCCattgttgggtggtgttgatgagagTGCTGGAGAACGCCAATATTCCAAGGAGTGGTTTCTGGGATATTGTCCACGCTGCCCAGCTCAGCAATGGGGCGGCGTCCGGTCAGGATGCGCAAGCCTTTGAGACCCTTTGGCGGGACATGTTTACCTTGCTGCCGCTGACTGAGATTGACGATTCCGGTATTCTCATTTCTGGCATGAGAAAGACAGCCCCTATCGAGGGTTGGCTACTGCCTCGCAAGCTCATGGACCGCGTCTTTGGGCTGTACAAGTCGAACCCTCGACAGCCACCCAGCTTCAACGAGTACTGCCGCGCTCTTGTGGCCAGATGTCACTTCCTGGTTCAGCAATGGGGTTGGCGGAAGTGTACTACTATCATTGGCACAATCTTCGACTTTTTCGGTTCGCAAAATTTGGAGAACCTCAGGAACGAGGAGGTGTACAAGTCTCCACAGTTtttggaggagcttgatcGCAGTCCTTCACTCATGATAGAGCCAGATGACCGGTGCTTTCACATCTTCATCAAGCTGCTGGCCTTGGCTATTCAGAGGCTCAAGCAACTTGAACGGACAAACGATATTAGGAATCTTGTGGCCAGGACACTGCCGAACCATAACCGGCAGTACCTCAAGGAATGCACAATTCACCAGCATGATCTCGCTGCCCTCCGCAACCATCACGATCTCCTCTGCACCCTGTTCTGGGTTGCCCCGCCAGATCTACGGCCGGGTGTCCATCTTATCGAGAAGCTGGTCACTCCAGCAAGCGCTCACAAGGAGGCTTGCTTGATTAATGTTCGGGCCTGGAACCAGCTTGCTCGGTTCGTGATAGCCAAGAATGAAGGCCGTGCAGCATTTGAGCCGTTCAGGTCGTGGCGGAACAACGTGTTCAACCAAATCCTGGACCAGTATCTGTCGGCGGCCTCGGATATTGAGCAGCAATTCCGTGACCTGTCGAGCGAGATGATGGCAGGTATTACAaaggagatgaaggatgaGATGATTGCCAAGAACAAGACTACGGCGTTGGAtgtgttgtttgtttgtctCAAAGCCTCGTTGGATGTTTTGCAGCGGGCTCCTTCGCTGGAGGCAGCGATTTACGGGTTGAATACAC CGCAATTACAAAAAACATTCACAAGCCTCGACTTCCAGACTCTTGGCGTTGACTGGGGCATTCTGCGTGTGGCTATCGACACCCTCGACCACTTCATGGGCCGTATTGATGAGGCGTCCGAGGAGCACTACTCGAGCGACTTTATGGAAGCAGAGAACGCAGACAGTGGTCACGTCGAGGAGGCTGTGTTGTGGATCAACGAGAACTTGACAAGAGACTTCTTCTGGATGGCCCGCACCGTCATGGgcctccctcaaccaaaGTCTTTTGGGAGACAAACAAAACAGGCATCCTGCGTCGAAAAGGTCGTGACCGTAGGGGCAAGGGTTGCTTCCCGGCTCGTCAACAACCGGGTCACGCCCCTTTCGGCTTACTTCATCCCTGGGAAACACTCGATGTTTTCCGACCTGCCCAAGAGGTTGAACACCCAGGACAGAAAGTACCTGCCCCTGTTCATCGCCACCCTGCTCAAAAACTCCATCTTTGACTTTAAGGACCTCGGCCTCAGCATGCTAGGGTTATGGGTTCTCTCAGTCCTCAAACCCCACAGGTTCCTCTGCTACGAGAACTACCTCGCCGAGGTCCTCAAGACCCGGggcttccccttcctcgaaCGGATCGCCGTCTCGGTCGGTTCCTCGCCAAACTACAACGCCAACCTAGATTACTTTGCCGCTGCAATCTACTACATGCGCAAAACCCTCCGAGAAGCCGGGCTCCAAAAAGCCAAAGAACATCGCGAGGAGTTCTCCAAGATCCTCCAGTTGGCTATGCAAAAAATCAAGGAAGACCTCGCCTTTCTCCGTCtagacaacaacaacaacaacaacaacaacaacagccagcaAGAACACGAGCGGTACATCTCTTTTGTTCGACAGGTGATCTCTCTGATCAAATCCCACGGCGTGGGGATCTGCCCCCCGGATCAGTTTTTTACTCAGCCAAGTCTGGATTACTCGCCTGGCTTGCAGGATCCCCAGTTGCACACCGCCGGTATCATTGCTTATGGTGTGCGGCTAGGAGAGAAGGATTCGACTGCGGTGCCGCAGCTGTTTCATTACCTGTGGAATAATTTCAAGGTTGCCATTGGGAATAACAGGCTTGAGTCGGAGACGACGATTCTCGCCAGGGCAATGACTGAGAATGGGCATGTTCGGTCGTTTATGCTGGAGTTTATGCTACCGGCTGTTGTGCAGGCTGCATGTCAGGAGGGCAACAGTTGGGTTTTGCTTGAGGTTTATGTCACTGCGCTGGGGGGTATCCTTTTGCCAGAGGGGCCCGGTTGTGCGAGGGAGTTTAcgggtgatgaggatattTCTCACGCGATCACACTTTTGGGATCGTTGGTGAAGATTGTCAAGTCGTTATCTAGCCAGACAAGACTTGAGCAGCGGCATGTTTTGGCTGTGCTGCTCAGGCTGGTTAATATGCTCAAACCTAGCCTGGTTTGTTACTTGTACAACTCGGCCAACTCAGCTGacgagttgggggaggtgatggaggagctggatgaaACATTAACAACCCTTACCTCCATGACCACTTCCCCGATGGGCTCAACATCGGTGTCGTCCTTGACAGTTGGGAGTAACCCAAGGGTAGGGATGTTCAGCAAGCAGATCGTCAATGACGTGAGAAGGGACTGGGTTGTAgtcggggaggggtttgtggaggtgaagatggcggggttgggtggtaGTGCGTTGGGGAGGACGCTGGGGGGGAGTAGTGGATTTACTTCTACGCAGGGGACGCAGCAGGGGAATAAACcgcaggagaggaagggggttagGTTTGTTccgttggtggagggggtggtggaaaggagggttagggaggaggcggggaggtggttgaagggAGTGGAAAGGGGTAGGggtagagggagagggttggggtgggagggggatttggtgtTTTAG
- the cox5 gene encoding Cytochrome c oxidase subunit 5B, mitochondrial (EggNog:ENOG503P5Q4; COG:C), which yields MSSAVRNALVRASRPATAALGRRAATTHAISNPTLANIEKRWEAIPPAEQAELWMSLRDRMKGNWAELTIAEKKAAYWIAFGPWGPRTEPPQGEGKKVFLYTVIGLGVSAAIFGTMRAFAKPAPATMTKEWQEATNEYLKAQNSDPLTGISSEGYKGKGHIQSPSSKA from the exons atgtcttCCGCCGTCCGCAACGCCCTTGTGCGCGCCAGCCGCCCGGCTACCGCGGCCCTCGGCCGCCGTGCTGCCACCACACacgccatctccaacccTACGCTGGCCAACATCGAGAAGAGATGGGAGGCCATTCCCCCTGCGGAGCAGGCCGAGCTCTGGATGTCTCTGCGCGACCGCATGAAGGGTAACTGGGCTGAGCTTACCAttgcggagaagaaggccg CCTACTGGATCGCTTTCGGTCCTTGGGGCCCCCGCACCGAACCTCCCCAGGGTGAGGGTAAGAAGGTCTTCCTCTACACTGTTATCGGTCTCGGCGTCAGCGCTGCCATCTTCGGCACCATGCGCGCTTTCGCCAAGCCCGCCCCCGCGACCATGACCAAGGAGTGGCAGGAGGCGACAAACGAGTACCTCAAG GCTCAAAACTCCGACCCCTTGACCGGTATCTCGTCCGAGGGCTACAAAGGCAAGGGCCACATCCAgtccccctcatcaaaggCTTAA